In Bacillota bacterium, one DNA window encodes the following:
- a CDS encoding cation:proton antiporter yields MLAAAGVLMILALFGGKLVNRVHLPSITGWVIVGLLLGPSCLRVLTPEITELLQPIEGLALAVIALAIGGELTVRSLKKLGNAIITITWVQMLVTFGLVTLGTYLACGSWALAALLGAMSAATAPAATVAVIHELKAKGPFTRTLLAVVALDDAFTIVLFGIVMSFVETALGGSALNVSSLAAPFLEILLSTLLGVGAGLLGVVVLDRLQHRTEVLPFVLGLALLVGGVAELFGLSLLLAAMVAGSVIANLGKRPRVMFEALESVEQPIYILFFSLAGAKLQLGALGAVGLLGISYVLARSFGKILGNYLGAWLAKSPEAVRKYLGYAMLPQAGVAIGLAIVAFERLPQYADVIMTTTLAAVFIYELIGPLAAKYALVKAGEVPQRAEPEVTSTP; encoded by the coding sequence ATGTTGGCAGCTGCAGGTGTATTGATGATCTTGGCCCTCTTTGGGGGTAAATTGGTCAACAGGGTCCATCTACCCAGCATCACCGGTTGGGTTATTGTCGGACTGTTGCTGGGTCCTTCGTGTCTGCGGGTGCTCACCCCTGAAATTACGGAGCTGCTCCAGCCCATTGAGGGGCTGGCCCTGGCGGTAATTGCCCTGGCCATTGGCGGCGAGTTGACGGTGCGCTCTCTAAAGAAGCTGGGCAATGCGATCATTACCATCACTTGGGTGCAGATGCTGGTCACCTTTGGGTTAGTCACCTTGGGCACGTACCTGGCCTGTGGTTCCTGGGCCCTGGCCGCATTACTGGGGGCTATGTCTGCGGCCACGGCACCCGCGGCCACCGTAGCGGTGATCCATGAGTTGAAGGCCAAGGGGCCCTTTACTAGGACTTTGCTGGCGGTGGTGGCCCTGGATGACGCCTTCACCATTGTCCTTTTTGGTATAGTCATGAGCTTTGTGGAGACCGCCTTGGGCGGTTCTGCTTTGAACGTTAGTTCTCTGGCCGCTCCCTTCTTGGAGATTCTCCTGTCCACTTTGCTTGGTGTGGGCGCGGGTCTGTTGGGGGTGGTGGTTCTGGACCGACTGCAGCACCGGACCGAAGTGTTGCCCTTTGTGCTGGGCCTTGCCCTGTTGGTGGGGGGAGTGGCGGAACTTTTCGGCTTGTCTTTGCTGCTGGCGGCTATGGTGGCGGGCTCGGTCATCGCCAATCTCGGCAAAAGACCCCGGGTCATGTTTGAAGCCTTGGAGTCGGTGGAACAACCCATCTACATCCTCTTTTTCTCCCTGGCGGGGGCTAAACTCCAGCTCGGTGCCTTGGGTGCAGTGGGCCTGCTTGGGATCAGTTATGTTCTGGCCCGCAGCTTCGGGAAAATACTGGGTAATTACCTGGGAGCCTGGCTTGCCAAATCCCCCGAGGCGGTGCGCAAGTACTTGGGATATGCTATGCTGCCCCAGGCCGGTGTGGCTATTGGTTTGGCTATTGTGGCCTTCGAACGGCTGCCTCAGTATGCTGATGTGATCATGACCACCACCTTGGCGGCAGTATTCATTTATGAGCTCATTGGTCCCCTAGCGGCCAAGTATGCCTTGGTTAAGGCCGGAGAGGTGCCTCAACGGGCAGAACCGGAGGTTACTTCCACCCCATAG
- a CDS encoding N-acetylmuramoyl-L-alanine amidase, with amino-acid sequence MGGERNLVIVNGYWLPESGVELIDNNVYVEIGLLAASLGINYQKEEKGYILSRIEPALFGRIIAIDPAHGGADYGVVGPNGVLEKDVNLDVALRLSIMLELAGGTVVLTRKTDSAVTPEARQSTLLEAGVECLIIIHQSDAPGIRGYHRGDLESHRFASAMHQELVSDLQLRDLGLHVATMDLLHLIPVPGAIVETMSLADASTEKMTTCIRKRQQAAAALYRGIRAFFEGI; translated from the coding sequence ATGGGAGGAGAGCGCAACCTTGTGATTGTAAATGGCTATTGGCTGCCCGAATCCGGAGTGGAACTGATTGATAACAACGTGTATGTGGAGATTGGGCTGTTGGCTGCAAGCCTCGGTATCAACTACCAAAAAGAAGAGAAAGGATACATCCTCAGCCGCATCGAGCCGGCCCTGTTCGGTAGAATAATCGCTATTGATCCTGCCCACGGCGGAGCGGACTACGGAGTGGTGGGACCCAATGGGGTGCTGGAGAAGGATGTGAATCTGGATGTGGCCCTGCGCCTGTCCATCATGTTGGAGTTGGCCGGGGGGACCGTAGTCCTCACCCGCAAGACCGATTCCGCGGTGACACCGGAGGCCCGACAATCCACGCTCCTGGAGGCAGGGGTGGAGTGTTTGATCATCATCCATCAAAGTGATGCCCCGGGCATCCGGGGGTACCACCGGGGGGATCTGGAATCCCACCGCTTTGCCTCCGCCATGCATCAAGAGCTTGTTTCTGACCTTCAGCTTAGGGATCTGGGGCTTCATGTAGCCACCATGGACCTTCTGCACCTGATCCCAGTACCCGGGGCCATTGTGGAAACCATGTCCTTAGCCGATGCCTCCACAGAGAAGATGACCACTTGCATCCGAAAGCGACAGCAGGCAGCCGCAGCCCTCTACCGGGGCATCCGTGCTTTCTTCGAAGGGATCTAG
- a CDS encoding DUF3794 domain-containing protein has product MDGMLVIGEDSPSAEEIVYCRVEPKLTQVNVAKDAEGVEVRGVVDVSCVYVGRNSPEAEAAFTSVRWEQALTFHRVIEIPGTEDTMLPYGEVCVTGMSQELQPDGRTVDIHLDLRVDAKVTALRRPTIIEEVLVTEPEKAKVDKEQVRVDEVMEQLKAEVQAQGTYVLEEGQPAVGRVLSYSAVPRVNSTSLDGDWVVVDGDVEYKVIYVVEEEQRSEDAAPVETTLEEELYNSEWAQWQQETAPIAVQEKVAVVTFRGVSPFVCRMEARHTKEGMRFHPQVTLRDLTVQGEGRELAVSCKLELQGNTIHRHKVTLVKDVVSSQGREVSVRKEFIPVTEVGSEGLARRKAELTVDIPEGKPAVEQILDMTAKVWTEDYQVLEDRVLVEVGVFLEAWYTPHDGGGYAPMQMASWNVENQVTMAIELPVNDTTMHPDLELSVESVDWDLVTRGQIEVSLIIQANCTLKNHGEREVAVELVLVEPEEDRPPSYRFVIVQPGDTLWKLAAKYRTTVQRIIEANQWLLEQQNLDDLQQGWKLLIPTEKVSELRPIS; this is encoded by the coding sequence TTGGACGGCATGCTGGTGATTGGGGAGGACAGTCCCAGCGCCGAGGAGATCGTCTATTGCCGGGTGGAACCGAAGCTAACCCAGGTGAATGTAGCCAAGGACGCGGAGGGGGTGGAGGTCCGCGGGGTTGTAGACGTTTCCTGTGTTTACGTGGGCCGGAACAGCCCCGAGGCAGAGGCCGCGTTCACCAGCGTGCGGTGGGAGCAGGCCCTTACCTTTCACCGGGTAATTGAGATCCCGGGCACCGAGGACACCATGCTTCCCTACGGGGAGGTCTGTGTCACCGGGATGAGTCAGGAACTACAGCCCGATGGGCGAACGGTGGATATCCACTTGGATCTGCGAGTAGATGCCAAGGTTACCGCCCTGCGCCGTCCCACCATCATCGAAGAGGTGTTGGTGACGGAGCCGGAGAAGGCCAAAGTGGATAAAGAACAGGTGCGGGTGGACGAAGTGATGGAACAGCTGAAGGCGGAGGTCCAGGCCCAAGGCACCTATGTCCTGGAGGAGGGTCAGCCCGCGGTGGGCCGGGTCCTGTCCTACAGCGCCGTCCCCAGGGTCAACAGCACTAGCCTTGACGGGGACTGGGTGGTGGTGGACGGGGACGTGGAGTATAAGGTGATCTACGTGGTGGAGGAGGAGCAAAGGTCCGAGGATGCGGCCCCGGTGGAGACCACCCTCGAGGAAGAGCTCTATAACAGTGAGTGGGCCCAGTGGCAGCAGGAGACCGCCCCTATTGCGGTGCAGGAAAAGGTGGCGGTGGTGACCTTCCGGGGGGTATCGCCCTTCGTCTGTCGGATGGAGGCCCGGCACACCAAGGAAGGGATGCGTTTTCATCCCCAAGTTACCCTGCGGGACCTTACGGTACAGGGCGAAGGCCGGGAGCTTGCGGTGTCCTGTAAACTTGAGTTGCAGGGCAACACCATCCACCGGCACAAGGTGACTTTGGTGAAGGATGTGGTTTCCAGCCAAGGGCGGGAGGTGTCGGTGCGGAAGGAGTTTATCCCCGTCACCGAAGTGGGCAGCGAGGGTCTGGCCCGGCGGAAGGCGGAACTGACGGTGGATATCCCGGAAGGAAAGCCTGCGGTGGAGCAGATCCTAGATATGACCGCCAAGGTTTGGACCGAAGACTACCAGGTGTTGGAGGATAGGGTCCTGGTGGAGGTGGGGGTGTTCTTGGAAGCCTGGTACACGCCCCATGACGGGGGAGGTTACGCCCCGATGCAGATGGCCAGCTGGAATGTGGAGAACCAGGTGACCATGGCCATTGAGTTGCCGGTGAACGACACCACCATGCATCCGGACCTAGAGCTTTCGGTGGAGTCCGTTGATTGGGATTTGGTCACCCGGGGTCAGATCGAGGTGAGCTTGATCATCCAAGCCAACTGTACCCTGAAGAACCACGGGGAACGGGAAGTGGCTGTGGAGTTGGTGCTGGTGGAGCCCGAAGAGGACCGGCCGCCTTCCTATCGCTTTGTCATTGTGCAGCCGGGGGACACCCTGTGGAAACTAGCGGCCAAATACCGGACCACGGTCCAAAGGATCATCGAAGCTAACCAGTGGCTGTTGGAGCAGCAGAATCTAGACGACCTGCAGCAGGGTTGGAAGCTTTTGATTCCCACCGAGAAAGTGAGCGAACTACGGCCCATCTCCTAG
- a CDS encoding D-alanyl-D-alanine carboxypeptidase: MRKHFALFLIVMILCANFGLLYAQDFDLPARAAILMDASTGQILFAKNEHEPMPPASIVKLMTTLLVLEALESGRASLDDMVVTSHYASSIEGSKVFLAPGETHSLEKMMQAIVIYSGNDATVAVAEYLAGTESNFVRLMNERAKELGMHNTHFIDSNGLPIGEMDNYSTAYDIALLSREVVKYPKALEWASTEFAIFREQPRFDMPNRNRLIRLYPHADGLKTGYTSAAGYCLVGTAQKGDLRLISVVLGAESDDDRVQQTIRLLDYGFSYDYRDVVTQGKLLGQVEVIDGVKTKVDVVAAEDVRLLASRGERDPFGLHVVTDESVQAPIEKGQVVGTLEITYRGEKVKEIPVLAAEDVARAGFFTRLWRTILGWFK, encoded by the coding sequence ATGCGGAAGCACTTCGCCTTATTTCTCATTGTCATGATCCTCTGTGCAAACTTCGGTTTGCTTTATGCCCAAGATTTCGATTTGCCCGCCCGGGCGGCGATCCTAATGGACGCGTCTACGGGGCAGATTCTCTTTGCTAAGAATGAACATGAGCCCATGCCGCCGGCCAGCATCGTGAAGCTGATGACTACTTTGCTGGTGTTAGAGGCCTTGGAAAGCGGCCGGGCCAGCCTGGATGACATGGTGGTCACTAGCCACTATGCCAGCAGTATCGAAGGTTCCAAGGTTTTCCTGGCACCGGGGGAGACCCATTCCCTGGAGAAGATGATGCAGGCCATCGTGATTTACTCCGGCAATGACGCCACGGTGGCGGTGGCCGAGTATCTGGCGGGGACCGAGTCCAATTTCGTACGCTTGATGAACGAGCGGGCCAAGGAGCTGGGGATGCACAACACCCATTTCATCGATTCCAACGGTTTGCCCATCGGAGAAATGGATAACTACAGTACCGCCTACGACATCGCCCTTTTGAGCCGGGAAGTGGTGAAGTATCCTAAGGCTTTGGAGTGGGCTTCTACGGAGTTTGCCATCTTCCGGGAACAGCCTCGGTTTGACATGCCGAACCGGAATCGATTGATCAGACTCTACCCCCATGCCGATGGATTGAAGACCGGGTATACTAGTGCCGCAGGATATTGTCTAGTGGGTACCGCACAGAAGGGCGATTTGCGCTTAATTTCCGTGGTGTTGGGTGCCGAAAGCGATGATGATCGGGTACAGCAGACCATCCGACTGCTGGACTATGGATTTAGTTATGACTATCGTGATGTGGTGACCCAGGGGAAACTGCTGGGTCAGGTGGAAGTGATCGACGGCGTCAAGACCAAAGTGGACGTTGTGGCCGCGGAAGACGTGCGGTTGTTGGCCTCCCGGGGTGAACGGGATCCCTTCGGTCTGCACGTGGTTACCGATGAGTCGGTGCAGGCACCCATCGAGAAGGGACAAGTGGTGGGTACCTTGGAGATTACCTATCGGGGAGAGAAGGTCAAGGAGATCCCTGTGCTGGCCGCCGAAGATGTGGCGCGGGCCGGATTCTTCACCCGCCTGTGGCGTACCATCTTGGGTTGGTTTAAGTAG
- a CDS encoding 4-(cytidine 5'-diphospho)-2-C-methyl-D-erythritol kinase — protein sequence MWRGPDSSPACGVPSWVGLSRTGVGDLQAVSLKAYAKINLALDVLRRREDGYHEIRSVVQTISLADDLRLILKDSPEIQLVCTGDVPRDERNLAYRAARLLQEETQIPKGVRIELEKTIPVGAGLGGGSADAAAVVKGLNDLWELGLSEREMLRICARLGSDVPFCLLGGTALMQGRGEVVEPLPRLGELWLVLVRPRVQVSTAQVYRAWSQFPPGQPMVDRMLEAIRLRTPMAIAQSLGNMLEPVASCLFPEVAQVKWFLGNHTLGAVMSGSGPTVFGIVESEEEARDLEERIKSHPWDVFVVRTV from the coding sequence ATGTGGCGCGGGCCGGATTCTTCACCCGCCTGTGGCGTACCATCTTGGGTTGGTTTAAGTAGAACCGGAGTGGGTGATTTGCAGGCAGTTTCGTTAAAGGCCTATGCCAAGATCAATTTGGCCCTGGATGTGCTCCGACGCCGGGAAGATGGTTATCACGAGATCCGCTCTGTGGTGCAGACAATCAGCCTGGCCGATGATCTGCGGTTGATTCTGAAGGACTCCCCGGAAATCCAGCTGGTTTGTACTGGGGATGTGCCCCGGGATGAGCGTAACCTAGCCTACAGGGCAGCTCGCTTGTTACAGGAAGAGACGCAAATCCCTAAGGGAGTGCGGATCGAGCTGGAGAAAACCATCCCTGTGGGGGCGGGCCTTGGGGGTGGCAGTGCCGATGCCGCCGCGGTGGTTAAGGGCCTGAACGATTTGTGGGAATTAGGATTATCCGAAAGGGAAATGCTCAGGATATGTGCCCGGTTGGGTTCCGACGTACCCTTTTGTCTTTTGGGCGGTACCGCCTTGATGCAGGGCCGGGGGGAAGTGGTGGAACCCTTGCCGCGCCTGGGAGAACTGTGGTTGGTGTTGGTGCGTCCCCGGGTACAGGTGAGTACGGCCCAGGTGTATCGGGCGTGGAGCCAGTTTCCACCGGGACAGCCCATGGTGGACCGGATGCTGGAGGCAATTCGCTTAAGGACCCCAATGGCCATTGCCCAAAGCCTGGGCAATATGCTGGAGCCGGTGGCCAGCTGCTTGTTTCCGGAGGTTGCCCAGGTAAAGTGGTTTCTGGGGAACCATACCCTGGGGGCGGTGATGTCCGGCAGTGGTCCTACGGTCTTCGGGATCGTGGAGAGTGAAGAGGAAGCCAGGGACCTGGAGGAACGAATAAAGAGCCATCCTTGGGATGTTTTTGTGGTCCGAACGGTGTGA
- a CDS encoding NTP transferase domain-containing protein — protein MGGTVSNLERVDAVVLAGAPNDGPLQEVSDLPYEALIPMAGRPMVCYVVDALEEAPQIGRIVVVGPQEVRSVLRPSTEMVVSAGSLVDNIQAGLAYLAPTRPVLVVTSDIPLITAEAIEDFIHRCKQVEADLYYPIVSKEVNELHYPKVQRTYVTLKDGTFTGGNMVLLQPEILAKCEEIISRAVGMRKKPVQLSRMLGLRFIIRYLLKRLEMAEIEDRAGMILGFSGKGIVSPYPEVGIDVDKPSDYHLVQDKLLERQEAQRVRTNHN, from the coding sequence ATGGGGGGTACAGTTTCCAATCTCGAGCGGGTAGATGCGGTGGTCTTGGCCGGAGCACCCAATGATGGTCCCCTGCAGGAGGTCAGTGATCTGCCCTATGAAGCCCTCATCCCGATGGCAGGCCGGCCCATGGTCTGCTATGTGGTGGATGCCTTGGAGGAAGCCCCACAGATCGGCCGGATTGTGGTGGTGGGCCCCCAGGAAGTCCGGTCGGTCCTGCGCCCCAGCACTGAAATGGTGGTCAGTGCCGGTAGCCTCGTGGACAACATTCAGGCCGGCTTGGCATACCTGGCACCCACCCGCCCCGTATTGGTGGTGACTTCGGACATACCCTTGATTACGGCGGAGGCCATTGAGGATTTTATCCATCGCTGTAAGCAGGTAGAGGCGGATCTGTACTATCCCATCGTGAGTAAGGAGGTCAATGAGCTGCATTACCCGAAGGTCCAGCGCACCTATGTCACTTTAAAGGACGGTACTTTCACCGGGGGCAATATGGTGCTTTTGCAGCCGGAGATCCTGGCCAAGTGCGAAGAGATTATCAGTCGGGCCGTGGGCATGCGGAAGAAGCCGGTCCAGTTATCCCGGATGCTGGGCTTGCGGTTCATCATCCGTTACCTGCTGAAGAGGCTGGAGATGGCGGAGATCGAAGACCGGGCCGGGATGATCTTGGGCTTTTCCGGGAAAGGTATCGTTTCTCCTTACCCTGAAGTAGGCATTGACGTAGACAAACCTAGTGATTATCACCTGGTGCAGGACAAACTCCTGGAACGGCAGGAGGCCCAACGGGTCCGGACCAATCACAATTAG
- the glmU gene encoding bifunctional UDP-N-acetylglucosamine diphosphorylase/glucosamine-1-phosphate N-acetyltransferase GlmU, with amino-acid sequence MSGIAAIVLAAGLGTRMKSSMPKALHPVCGAPMIRHVLNALGGLEDPQIVIVVGHRGEEVRQALGSQYTYAHQAEQLGTGHAVLRAEEALRDFTGTVVVLYGDTPLLRQETVSKLVAEHKATGAVATVLTAKVDSPHGYGRILRDPAGDFVGIVEEKDATESQRLIDEINTGMYCFEKEDLFRSLQLISPKNQQGEYYLTDVFAHFQGKIHTVRLEDPTEAFGVNDRVQLAIAQKKLGQRIKEHWMREGVTIVDPDQTIIDVGVEIGLDTVIAPYTLLTGTTRIGANCVIGPFSRIQDAVIEDNVVVDSSVIVGSTIHRESTIGPFTHIRPGCHVGPHGKAGSYVELKNTRVGQNSKVPHLSYVGDTIIGEGVNIGAGTITCNYDGIQKHQTLIDDRSFVGSNTSLVAPVHIHEGAFVAAGSTITSDVPKEALAVGRARQRNIEGWVSRRKLRLAGSPGEEICKDKKGDVAKGGDKDL; translated from the coding sequence ATGTCCGGGATAGCCGCCATCGTGTTAGCTGCGGGCCTAGGGACGAGGATGAAATCATCAATGCCCAAGGCTTTGCATCCCGTGTGTGGCGCGCCGATGATCCGCCATGTGCTCAACGCCCTGGGGGGCTTAGAGGATCCCCAGATCGTGATCGTGGTGGGCCATCGGGGGGAAGAGGTGCGCCAAGCCCTAGGGTCCCAATATACCTACGCTCATCAGGCAGAACAATTGGGTACGGGCCACGCCGTGCTGCGAGCCGAGGAAGCCCTGCGAGATTTCACTGGGACTGTGGTGGTGCTGTACGGAGATACACCCCTGCTAAGACAGGAGACTGTGTCCAAGCTGGTGGCAGAACACAAGGCCACCGGTGCCGTGGCTACAGTACTGACGGCAAAGGTGGACTCTCCCCATGGTTATGGGCGCATTCTCCGGGATCCGGCGGGGGATTTTGTTGGTATCGTGGAGGAAAAGGATGCTACAGAAAGTCAACGTCTGATTGACGAGATCAATACGGGCATGTACTGCTTCGAGAAAGAAGACCTCTTTAGAAGCCTACAACTGATTTCGCCAAAGAACCAGCAGGGGGAGTACTATCTCACCGACGTATTTGCCCATTTTCAGGGCAAGATCCATACTGTGCGCCTGGAGGATCCCACCGAGGCCTTTGGCGTGAATGATCGGGTGCAGCTGGCCATCGCCCAAAAGAAGCTGGGTCAAAGGATAAAGGAACACTGGATGCGGGAAGGGGTTACCATCGTGGATCCCGATCAGACCATCATTGATGTGGGAGTGGAAATCGGGCTGGACACCGTAATCGCCCCCTATACCCTCCTGACCGGCACCACCCGAATTGGTGCCAACTGCGTCATCGGCCCCTTTAGCAGGATTCAGGATGCGGTCATCGAAGACAATGTGGTGGTCGATAGTTCGGTGATCGTGGGGAGCACCATCCACCGCGAGAGCACCATCGGTCCCTTCACCCATATCAGGCCTGGTTGTCATGTGGGTCCCCATGGGAAAGCAGGGTCCTACGTGGAGTTGAAGAACACGCGGGTTGGTCAGAATAGTAAAGTGCCCCATTTAAGCTACGTAGGTGATACAATTATTGGTGAGGGGGTAAACATCGGAGCCGGGACCATTACCTGCAACTACGACGGTATACAGAAGCACCAGACGCTTATCGATGATCGGTCCTTCGTGGGTAGCAATACCAGTTTGGTCGCCCCGGTGCATATCCATGAAGGGGCTTTCGTCGCCGCGGGTTCAACCATCACCTCCGATGTACCCAAGGAGGCTCTGGCTGTAGGCAGAGCAAGACAAAGAAACATCGAAGGATGGGTTTCCCGAAGGAAGTTGAGGCTGGCGGGAAGTCCAGGAGAGGAAATATGCAAGGATAAAAAGGGAGATGTGGCCAAGGGTGGAGACAAAGACCTTTGA
- a CDS encoding ribose-phosphate pyrophosphokinase: protein MWPRVETKTFDKKIKIIAGTANPMLAQEIADYLGIPLLDCKINRFRDGEVNLRINETVRGAEVYIVQPTGSPAAENLMELLIIIDACRRASAKEVAAVIPYYGYARQDRKTQPRDPICAKLVANLLTAAGADRVLTMDLHAGQIQGFFDIPVDNLLALPIITKYLMSKNLKDVVVVSPDVGGVGRARELAHRLDGDLAIVDKRRPKPNVAEAMHLIGDVEGKVAILIDDIIDTGGTIVQAANLLLKKGAKEVYACCSHPVFSPPAAERLAESGIKEVIVTNSIPLSEEKRPENLVVLSVAPLFGEAIRRIYLEQSVSRLFS from the coding sequence ATGTGGCCAAGGGTGGAGACAAAGACCTTTGACAAGAAGATTAAGATTATCGCGGGAACGGCCAATCCCATGCTTGCCCAGGAAATCGCAGATTACTTGGGAATTCCATTGTTGGATTGCAAGATTAACCGTTTTCGGGACGGAGAGGTCAACCTGAGGATCAACGAGACAGTACGGGGCGCTGAAGTCTATATCGTTCAACCAACGGGTTCTCCCGCTGCGGAAAATTTGATGGAGTTGTTGATTATCATCGACGCTTGCCGGCGGGCTTCCGCCAAGGAAGTGGCCGCGGTAATTCCCTACTACGGTTATGCCCGGCAAGACCGTAAGACCCAACCGCGGGATCCCATCTGCGCGAAATTGGTGGCTAATTTGCTGACCGCCGCAGGTGCGGATCGGGTGTTGACCATGGATCTCCATGCCGGACAGATCCAGGGCTTCTTTGATATCCCTGTGGACAACCTATTGGCGCTGCCGATTATCACCAAGTACTTGATGAGCAAGAACCTGAAAGATGTGGTCGTGGTATCCCCCGATGTGGGTGGAGTCGGGCGCGCCCGGGAGCTAGCTCATAGGCTCGATGGTGATCTGGCTATCGTGGACAAACGGCGTCCCAAGCCGAATGTGGCCGAGGCTATGCACCTCATTGGTGATGTGGAAGGGAAAGTGGCCATCCTGATTGATGATATTATCGATACCGGCGGGACCATTGTGCAGGCGGCAAACCTGCTGCTCAAGAAGGGGGCCAAGGAAGTCTACGCCTGTTGTTCTCATCCTGTCTTTTCTCCTCCCGCTGCAGAACGATTGGCCGAGTCAGGGATCAAGGAAGTAATCGTTACCAACTCGATTCCCCTGAGTGAAGAAAAAAGACCGGAGAACTTGGTTGTCCTTTCGGTGGCACCGTTGTTTGGCGAGGCCATCCGGCGGATTTATCTGGAACAGTCCGTAAGCCGTCTGTTCTCTTAA
- a CDS encoding AAA family ATPase produces the protein MVYLREVRQVVPRGREKEYPFKVAVEKVPASLVFPTPVTFFVGENGSGKSTILEAIAAAVQLPTVGGASIRDDETLASARELARHLKLAWTRRTPRGFFMRAEDFFNFSRRMARLVKELEAEAAQYEEIFSGYGLHLAKGSILAQREALVEKYGENLDANSHGEAVLHLLLERIVPGGLYLLDEPETPFSPNRQLALLSLIKEMAAEEDCQFVIATHSPILLALPGATIYSFDHGAISSVTYEELEHVNLTRDFLNNPEAFLRHL, from the coding sequence ATGGTCTATCTTCGGGAAGTGCGCCAGGTAGTGCCCCGGGGACGTGAAAAGGAGTATCCCTTTAAGGTCGCGGTGGAGAAGGTGCCTGCTTCCTTGGTCTTTCCCACCCCGGTGACCTTTTTTGTTGGTGAAAACGGATCCGGTAAATCCACTATTCTTGAGGCCATCGCTGCGGCGGTTCAGCTGCCCACCGTCGGTGGGGCTTCCATCCGCGATGACGAGACCTTGGCCAGTGCCCGGGAGTTGGCCAGACACCTTAAGTTGGCCTGGACCCGACGGACGCCCCGGGGCTTTTTCATGCGGGCAGAGGATTTTTTCAACTTTTCCCGACGCATGGCCCGCCTGGTCAAGGAGCTGGAGGCGGAGGCGGCCCAATATGAGGAGATCTTCAGTGGGTACGGATTGCACCTGGCTAAGGGTTCGATCCTGGCCCAACGGGAGGCCCTGGTTGAAAAATACGGAGAGAACTTAGATGCCAACTCCCATGGGGAGGCGGTATTGCACCTGCTTTTAGAGCGGATCGTCCCGGGAGGTCTTTATCTTCTTGATGAACCGGAGACGCCCTTTTCTCCCAATCGGCAACTGGCCTTATTGTCCCTGATCAAGGAAATGGCAGCGGAGGAAGACTGTCAGTTCGTTATCGCCACCCACTCCCCGATTCTCTTAGCTTTACCCGGTGCCACCATTTACAGCTTCGATCATGGTGCCATCAGTAGTGTGACCTATGAGGAGCTGGAACACGTCAACTTGACCCGGGACTTTCTGAATAATCCCGAGGCCTTCTTGCGGCATCTGTAA